Genomic DNA from Halomonas sp. BDJS001:
CCATGGTCAGTGCCAGGATAATTTTGCTTATTATCTTCCCGGCGTCCCTTGTCACAAGGTCATGATAGAGCAGGAGTGTATCGTGCACGAGGGCGCCGCCATTATGCTGCCTGCCGAGAGCAACGGGGCGCTTTCGTGGGTAAACGGCTATGTTGGGCGGCGGTTGGATGATAGCCATGGCCAGCCCATGGGGCTTATTGGTGTCATGTTTAAAAAGCCGCTGAACGATGTGGAGGTGATGCGCAACGTACTGCAGATATTCGCCGCGCGGGCCGCTTCAGAGCTAGAGCGCCAGCAAGACGAAGTACGTATTCGCCAATTGGCCTTTTGTGATGCTGGCACCCAATTGCCTAATCGGTCGGCCTTTATGCGCCACTTGGAATGCGTGGTCGCTGATCCCCAAACCACTGAACTGGCGCTATTGCTGCTGGATCTTAATCATTTCAAAGAGATCAATGATACCGCTGGCCACGATCTGGGTGATTTAGTCCTTAAGGCCGTGGCCGAACGCTTTGCGGCGTCGCTAACGGAGGGGCAGTACCTGGCCCGTTTAGGTGGCGATGAGTTTGTGGTGGTATGCCCCGGTGTCCAGGCAAACAGCGCGTTAGCGACGGCTCAGCGGCTGTGTGACAGCATCGCACTGCCCTTTATGGTTGAGCAACACTCTTTCGAGCTTTCCGTGGGCATCGGCCTCGCGCTTTATCCCCAGGATGCGGTAACGCCATTAGAGCTGCTGAAACACGCCGACATTGCCATGTACCAAGCAAAACGGCAAAAGCTTCCCGTGTGCGTATTTGAGCCCTGGATGGAGCGCATTGTGGCTGAACAGCTGCATATCGCCAAACGCTTAGCATCAGCCATTGCAGAGAAACAGCTGAGTTTGCACTTTCAGCCTCAGGTAGATTTACACAGCGGCCGGTTAATTGGCGCCGAGGCACTGTGCCGGTGGCACGATGAGGAGCTGGGCCAGGTTTCACCGGGCAAATTTATCCCCATTGCCGAGGAGCGCGGCATGATCGTTGCGCTTGGCAACTGGGTCATTGAAGAAGCCTGCAGGCAGCTTGCTGCATGGCGAGAGCAGGGGCACTCCATGCCTGGCCAGTTGGCGATTAATATTGCCGCCCAGCAGTTTGAAGAGGATGACCTGGTCGCCATCGTACTCAATCGCTGTGCCCAGTTCGCCGTTGAAGCGTCACAGCTGAGTCTTGAAATTACCGAAAGCGGCATCATGGAGAGCCCTGAAAAGGCAATTGCAATCACTGAAGTGTTAAAGAGCAAGGGGTTAGGGTTGTCTATTGATGATTTTGGCACCGGGTACTCGTCGCTTGCTTACTTGAAGCGCTTTGCCGCCGATAAGATCAAAATCGACATCTCCTTCGTCCGCGATATGCTCACCAGCGACAATGACCGTGTCATTGTGGCAACGATTATTGCCATGGCGAATACGCTGGGTCTAGAGACCATTGCGGAAGGGATTGAAAACCGCAACCAGATTAATGCATTGCTCGCAATGGGCTGTGCCCAGGGGCAAGGCTACTACTTTGATCGGCCCTTGGCAGCTTCACAGTTTGCCCATCGTTGGCTCAGTTAGCTTAGGCAGCTAGGTTATGAAAGGTTATGCATGCCAATGGCTACTGCGGCTTACAATAGTTCTCAGTGAAAAGGCTTAAGTCTGTAGACGACCACCTTACTATAGCGCCTAATCACACTTGCTCAACATATTGAGCAAGTTCTAATTTTTTCTTCATCCCTTTCAAAAAGCCCGGTCAGTCAGGGTGCCAAGTAGTCTAGACTCATGCTATACCTAAGCTGTAATCTCAACTTCATATGCGCTCACGGTGTGTGCTTTAGCGATGGTGAGTAATAGCAAAAGGACGCATTTAGCTGATCGAAAGGACTCTATACGTATGTCGGTTCGGCAAATAAGCGAATTTGAATTCAGTCAAAGGATTGTACAGGAGCATTGCGCTAAATGAGTGAATCGACCCTGCAAAGTAAATTCTCAAGTCGCAAAGGTTGTTTTTCAGCAGCGCTTCTATGCGGGCTGCTTGTTGGGAGCATCCCCCTTGAGGCTTTTGCGTTTGGCTTTGATGATGTCGCTCGAAGGGCCGAGGAACTGGCCCAGCAGGGCTACCGTGCCCCAGAAACGTCCTTGCCGGATCAGTTGCGTGAACTCAGCTATACCGAGTATTCGCAAATACAGTACAAGCGCGATCGCGACGTATGGAGCGGTAAAGGCGCACCTTTTACGCTGAGCTTTATCCCTGAAGGAATGCATTATGCCAGTGCTATCCAATTAAACAGTATTGATCAGGAGGGCGAGGTTCACGGCTTTGCTTACAGTCCTGACGACTTTACCTATGGTGATTTAGACATCTCCGACGATGTTATGCAGAGCGATGGCGTGGGTATCGCCGGCGTCAGAATCAACCACTCACCCAACGGCGTTGATAGTAAGGAGGTGATGGTATTTCTAGGCGCAAGCTATTTTCGCGCCGTGGGCAGTGGTCAGGTTTACGGTCTTTCAGGACGAGGGTTGGCCGTTGACACAGGATTATCGTCGGGCGAAGAGTTCCCACGCTTTAGCGAAATTTGGATTGTCGAACCAAGCCCAGAAAGTCAGTACTTGACGATTTTCGCCCTGCTTGACTCGCCAAGCGTTACCGGTGCCTACCGCTTCGTGCTACGTCCCGGAGAAGACACCATCGTCGACGTACAGTCGCGGCTATATTTGCGTCGGGCTGTCGAGAAGCTGGGGATTGCACCGTTAACCAGTATGTATCTCTACGGCCCGGAGCAGCCTTCCTCGACACAACACTATATCCCGGCCATGCATGACTCGAATGGGCTATTAATCAGCGATGCTCAGAATGGCTGGCTGTGGCGCCCGCTAGCCAATCCGGCCAGATTGATGATGAATAGGCATGCCACACCTCAGTTACGCGGTTATGGCTTGATGCAGCGTGGCCATAATTTTAGCGATTATCAGGATATTGATGCACGTTATGATTTGCGCCCAAGCGCCTGGGTTGAGCCACGCAACGAGTGGGGAGCCGGTAGCGTTGAGCTGATTCAGATTCCGACAGACAACGAGACCAATGACAACATCGTCTCGATGTGGCTGGCTGACGAAACGTATGAACCAGGAGCACCGCTGGAATTCGATTACCGCATTACGTTCACCGCAAATGAAAGCCGTCACCTTGATCCTGAGCTTGCCTGGGTGGCAGAGACGCGTCGCTCACGGGGTGAGGTGATTCGCGATGACCTGGTGCGTGAGCCCGATGGTACACTTGCCTTCGTTCTAGACTTTGTCGGGCCCTCGCTTGAAGGTATCGGCAACGGCGCCAATCTGAGCGTTGAAGCCAGCGTAGGCGATAATGGCGAATTGGCCGCTAGTCGCGTTGTGCATAATCCGGCCACGAACGGTTGGCGTGTGTTTGTCAATGTGAAGCGCAATAACGGCAATCAGCCTTTGGATATCAGGGCCAGGCTAATGCTTGATGGCAAGCCACTATCTGAGACTTGGTACTATAGGTTGCCCGCCAATGGCTGAAACACTGTCTTCTTTGCAGGCAACGCCAACGGATATCTATTTAGAGCGGTTAGCGCTGGAGACCCAGGATCGTGAGGAGCGCTACAAGTTACTGGTCGGTGATCTTGATAAACACGAGATGGCTTCGCTTCACGCGGCGTTGGGTGGTGAGAGAGAGTGGCAGAGTAAAGAGAGTGATGATCCGGCAGCCTTGTCAGTGGGTAGGCGCTTGGCGCTTGCTTATGCAGAGCCGCCACTAGCGCCACCGGAAGTGCTGTCAACGGACGCATCGGGCATTACACGTCTCCGCACTGCGCCAGCAATGAAGCGAACGCCGCTGGCCCCCCAGCAGTGGTCGACGAATCCTTTTGTGAATATTGGTCGCCGCTTCAAGCGCTGGGCAAATGGTGATTTTCGTCGGCGCAGAAGAGAGTCACCCTCCGCGTCCTGGAAGTGGGTCGCCACTAGGCGACGCTGGGTTTTGCTAGTGCTGATTTTCGGTCAAAGTATCATCGCTGCCAATCAGATGCGTACCGTCCTCCCTGGCCAGGGCCTGCAGTGGCTTGAGATAGCTATCCTGTCGTTATTTGTGTTGCTATTCGCCTGGGTATCCGCCGGGTTTTGGACTGCCTTGATGGGGTTTTTCCAGCTATTACGAAGCCATGACCGCTACGCCATAGACAGCGAGGTTGGCGACGAGCCGATTGATGATGAGGCACGCACAGCGTTGCTGGTGCCCATCTG
This window encodes:
- a CDS encoding putative bifunctional diguanylate cyclase/phosphodiesterase, producing the protein MHPTSAPEIFRQLADKLSYVSEEGFFHHLVRSLADILGVDHVVVEHVDSHQSISTTLAVWSQGEFIELAPYSLQDTPCQQVANHSRLFVACQIREQFPDDQRLAALKAEGYLGISIAAPGGGFLGAIVLMHSSVLRLPPYADEVLRIAAALAGAELARQLAESQTRERLLHKKLALQRIGRYNEDLINTLHEQQRFQHAVVSVATAVSAENGEAFLHQLTAHMAEALSAEVGFIALLDEQDADIAHTLTLYFHGQCQDNFAYYLPGVPCHKVMIEQECIVHEGAAIMLPAESNGALSWVNGYVGRRLDDSHGQPMGLIGVMFKKPLNDVEVMRNVLQIFAARAASELERQQDEVRIRQLAFCDAGTQLPNRSAFMRHLECVVADPQTTELALLLLDLNHFKEINDTAGHDLGDLVLKAVAERFAASLTEGQYLARLGGDEFVVVCPGVQANSALATAQRLCDSIALPFMVEQHSFELSVGIGLALYPQDAVTPLELLKHADIAMYQAKRQKLPVCVFEPWMERIVAEQLHIAKRLASAIAEKQLSLHFQPQVDLHSGRLIGAEALCRWHDEELGQVSPGKFIPIAEERGMIVALGNWVIEEACRQLAAWREQGHSMPGQLAINIAAQQFEEDDLVAIVLNRCAQFAVEASQLSLEITESGIMESPEKAIAITEVLKSKGLGLSIDDFGTGYSSLAYLKRFAADKIKIDISFVRDMLTSDNDRVIVATIIAMANTLGLETIAEGIENRNQINALLAMGCAQGQGYYFDRPLAASQFAHRWLS
- a CDS encoding glucan biosynthesis protein G, translated to MSESTLQSKFSSRKGCFSAALLCGLLVGSIPLEAFAFGFDDVARRAEELAQQGYRAPETSLPDQLRELSYTEYSQIQYKRDRDVWSGKGAPFTLSFIPEGMHYASAIQLNSIDQEGEVHGFAYSPDDFTYGDLDISDDVMQSDGVGIAGVRINHSPNGVDSKEVMVFLGASYFRAVGSGQVYGLSGRGLAVDTGLSSGEEFPRFSEIWIVEPSPESQYLTIFALLDSPSVTGAYRFVLRPGEDTIVDVQSRLYLRRAVEKLGIAPLTSMYLYGPEQPSSTQHYIPAMHDSNGLLISDAQNGWLWRPLANPARLMMNRHATPQLRGYGLMQRGHNFSDYQDIDARYDLRPSAWVEPRNEWGAGSVELIQIPTDNETNDNIVSMWLADETYEPGAPLEFDYRITFTANESRHLDPELAWVAETRRSRGEVIRDDLVREPDGTLAFVLDFVGPSLEGIGNGANLSVEASVGDNGELAASRVVHNPATNGWRVFVNVKRNNGNQPLDIRARLMLDGKPLSETWYYRLPANG